The window CTCCATGCAATATCGGGAGGTAATGTTAAAGCTGCAACAACTCCAACTATCAGAGCCGCAATTGAACCTAGAGCTTGATTTGAGAACACTAAAGCAACTAATTTTCCTCTATCTTTTACATTCGAATACTCACTCATAATTGTTGCTGAAATAGGATAATCTCCACCTATACCTAAACCCATTATTGATCTGAAGAGAATTAGTAAAGGTAAATTTGGAGATAAAGCGCTTAATAGAGCTCCAGCTGTAAGTAAAGAAGCTTCAACACCATATACCTTTTTCCTCCCTAACCTGTCACCGATGTAACCAAACACTAATTGACCAATTATTGCTGTCCATATAGCAGAGGATGCTAATAGACCAGTCCAGAAAGTACCTTGACTCCCTATCAAATATTCAGTAAATCCTGCCATATTAAAACCGAAATATTTGTAAGCATCAATCATCACAGCCAAAATATATGAGATTATTAATAAGTCATAAGCGTCAGTGAAAAATCCCATACCTGCAGTGTACCATATTTTAATATGATTCCAATTCAGTTTAGTGTTGTCAATTCCCTTGAAAGGATTATTACTCATATCAAGCTGTATTTAGAGGGTCTACTAATATATTTAGCGTATTTAGACTATAGTTTAGGATGTAAACTATTTATAACTATATAGTTCATTTATTTTTAAATTACTTTACGACAAGTATAGGTACCTTAGCCTTTTCTATCAAAGCTGACGAAACACTGCCTATTACTACTTTTTTAATTCCTGTTAGACCTCTACTACCTGTGACTATCATATCACAATTAACTCTCTCACAATAATCTATTATTGTGCTTACAACATCCCCGCTTTCAATTATAGCTGATTTAGCTGATGGAAATAACTCTAATACTTCTTTATGAAGATTTTCGGCTTTTTTCTCATCTTCAATAATTTTTTGATCTGGTGACCTGGGTGCCTCTTTTATAACTGTTATTACATATACTTCATCTTCTTTTTTTAGTATGCGAAGTAGAAATCTAACAGCCTTTTTTGACTGTTCTGACCCATCATAAGCTATTAAAAACTTCATATTAATATTTACTTAAGTGAACGCTAATTAAGATTTTTATAATGACGGAAGTAAATTATGCTCTTTTTTATGCTAAGGAATGAGAGTAAGTTTATTATTTGCTATATAAAAGTCATGAAAATATAGAGACTATATAGATAAACTAGAATCACTAAGGATACAAAATTTAAATTAAACATGTATACAAAGATCAAAAATCTCGTAAAATTCTTATTTTTAAAGTTTTATTCTGATAACTTTCATTTTGTTATGCATAAGTTGACCTGGATTAAGCATAATAATTAAAATTTACCAAAATATTCTATAGGTGCCTAATGAGAAGTAATAAAACATATACACTAGTGAGATGCAGGTTTATAATAGATTCAGAGAGTATAACTGAAAATTTGAACCTAATTGTACAAGGAAATACAATTAAGTCTATTGGTCATGAAATTGAAGGTGATGAAATTGATTGTTCAAAATACGTTGTTATTCCGGGCTTGATTAACGCTCATACCCATTCTGGGATGATGATATTCAGAGGATATTATGACGATAGTGAACTGACTGAGTGGTTATCTAGAATTTGGGACGAAGAACGAAAAATGACCCAGGAGGTTATGAATATTGGGTCAGAACTATCCATCATTGAAATGTTATCTAAAGGTATCACAGGGTTTGTTGATATGTATTTTAATCCAGAAGGTGTTAAGGAACTAGCTGAAAAGTACGGTATTAGAATTGATGCTGGATATACTTTTTTAGATTCAATGTTGGATCCATATGAGGTAGATTCTAGACAAAGGAAGCTTAGTAAAAGTAACTACTTTAAACCTATAGTAAACGTTCATAGTATATATTCCACATCTATTAATACTCTGAAATTAGCAAAACAACTGGCTGAAGAGACGGAAACACGTATTCATATTCATGTGGCTGAAACTAGGAATGAAATTTTTCAGTCTAAGAAAAAATACGGCAAATTTCCTGTAGAGTTTCTACATGAATTAAATATAGTTGAAATTTCTCAATTGGTTCATTTAGGATGGGTCGCAAATTGGGAATTGCAGTATATAAAAATGGCTACACATTGTCCTACATCTAATATGAAATTAGCCACTGCAGGTTTTTTCCCATTTATAGATATGATCGAAAAGGGTAAGAACGTTACTATAGGTACTGACGGACCGTCTACAAATAATTCACTGGATATGTTTAGGGAAATGAAAAGTGCGGTATTATTGCAGAGACACTCCTATTGGGACACTAGAATGAAAGCACTTCATGCTCTTAAATCTGCTACAGAAGAAGGATACAAATTGATGGGAATAAAGGGAGGAAAAATAAAAGAAGGATATGTGGCAGACCTGGTTCTTCTTGATACTGATGAATTATATCCCCTAAAGAAAGACCGTATAGTCTCAAATATAGTTTATAATGCAGTGGGGGAAAACGTAAGTAAGGTAATAATTGATGGTAAAGTAGTATATGAAAGGGGAAAATTTTCTACGAGAAAGAAGGAACTTCTATCGCTCATTGACGATATCGTAATGTAAGTAGTAGACTAAAAGCATAGGAGAGTTTGGTGATAAGCTTTTGTTATTACATTATATTGACCTGGAGCATCCATTACTAAGTACAAATTTTCATGTGTTTTATGTGTCTTATAATTGCTAAATTCAAGTCTTAAAGTAGACTATTTTGAATAATCAAGTGTCTTTTTTGAGACTTTCTAAAGTATTATATTTAAGCGGGTTATCTTAAAGAAGTATTTACACATACAATAGGAATCCCGCCGCGGGGACTTGAACCCCGGACCACCCGGTAACTGCCCTCCTAACCTACAGCCGGGCGCTCTAGAACCGGGCTGAGCTACGGCGGGTCTTCCATTATATACTGTAAAGTAGTTGCAATATAAAGTTTATTCCTTAGGTAACTTGAGCATAATTATGCCAATCATTTATCAAATTATATTACATCAAAATCTGCAAACTATGATCAAGAATGCGGGGGGTGGGATTTGAACCCACGCAGGCCTACACCATCGGGGATCTTACCCGTTTGGGGTCCTAAGCCCGACCCCTTTGACCTTGCTCGGGCACCCCCGCAAGACACAAATCTATTTTTATGGTAAAAAACTTTAATCTTTAACTGTCTCTAGCATCGACACTACATTCCATATGGCTATTCTGGTATGCATGGGCATATTCGGGTCTTGGCTTATTTCCTCTAAAATCCCAATTGCGTTTGCTGCTCTTACTGCTGGACTCAAAGTTTGATCCTGAAGATTTCTAATAGCGTCTGTCGCTGCTCTTCTAATGTTTCTGGGAACACTAGTATCATTCACTATTTTTTGTAGCATCCCCACAGCCTGTCTAATTTTTGCCTCATTGTCATAAAGAGCAGACATTGTAAATCACCCAAAGATATTTTACTATAGCACTTTTTTAGTTTATTGTGGGATTTCATGAGTACCACAGACTCAGTAAAGAAAGCTGCGGAATTGCTTAGGCAAGGTGCTACAATGTTAGATATACCTTGCCCGGTTTGTAATATGCCATTGTTTAGGCTAAAAAGCGGAGAAGTTATTTGTCCTACTCATGGTAAGGTATATATAGTTAAGGATGAGGCTGAGCAGAAAAGGATTCAGACTAACTTTCTTATGGATAGCTTGGAGAATATACTTGTTAATAATGTAGAGAAAGTCGCAGAGAAAATAAAACAAGATCCTATGGATACCGAGTCAATAACCCAAATAATTAGGTACCTCGAAGCTATAGAGAGAATCATGAGAATTAGAAATGGTTTAGAAAAGAATAAACAATAGACCACGTTTCCTCTACAATCTCGTCAATGGATTTCTCAGCATTCACTATTCTTATTTTATTATTTCTTTTAGCTAGTTCCAGATATTTCTCTCTAACCTTTGATAATGTAGAAATTTTTTCAGCAAAATTGAATTTGTCCACCTTATTTTTTATTCTCGCAATAGCAGTTTCAGGCTTTAGATCGAGTAGTATAGTTAAGTCAGGCTCTGGGAAATATTTGTTTAGGTTCCTTATCCAATTTTCATCGATTCCCAGAGAACTCTGATATGCTATTGTAGAATCAATATATCTATCCATGATAATAATTTCAGGACTTTGTTTAAACAGTAGATTTAGGTGATATGCTCTGTCTGCAGTAAACAACAATGTTAATGATATAGGATCTTTCCATCCTATTTCCTCAATCAACTTAATAATTTCCCGACTGAAAGGCTCTGAAGTTAATATGATTTTTCTATTACTTCCAATTTCTATTAAGAGTTTTTCATAGATTATTTTAGATATAGTTGTCTTTCCTGATCCATCTATTCCTTCAAATGATATTATAAACATCTCTTTATCTTCACTCTTCTTTCATCATAGTCATTATTTAATGCTATACTTCCCAAAATTACACCATCAAATACGGTAATAGGCGATTGAATGGTGACTTTTTGATTAACTTCATCAATCTGTTTTATTAAGCCTGCACCTGCAATTTTTCCCTTATGTGAGAGACCGACAATTAATCCTGTGATCTCCTCTCTCTCGACGTAGTAACCTTGGCAGGGTTGTTCATCTATTAATTGAACTTCCTCTCCCCAAGCAAACAATAAATTCTCGGATAATGGTGAACCTAAAATTTCTCTTATGTCCACATCTACTAGGAGAGATTTCGAGAAATAACTCCTATATTTATTTTTTCTATATATTTTCCGTGTTTTTATGTTTCTGTTTACATCCAGTGGAAATGGTTTGATTATTTTTACTTTTCTACTTATTTCTATAGGTAAATCGGTTAGTATCTTTTCATTGAATACTAAAATGTAATCAGGATCCAATCTGTAGATCAGTTCAAGTTTATGTTTAAGGGCTAAAAATCCGTTTATCCATCCGTCAGCATCAACAACCAGGTTCTTTTCGTCTTTATTCATATTATATAATTTATCTATCAGTGATATGTGGAGCCTAGGATTAATTGATGGTGTTATATCGCCAAAAAATTCTATACTTTCATACGTTCTTTCCGATAGTTTCAATTTTTTGTCAACTTGTCTAGACGAGATAGACACAAATGTTGGCAAAAATAATGAAGATTGGCCTACATCTGCATCTATTATTTTGCCTCCATGCATGTTGAGTAACATGTTAGAGAGATAGGTCTTCCCTGAGTTCTGCTTACCCAAAATAATTATCCTTCCTTCCAAGTCATTGATAATTTTATGCCAGCCTAAGGTGGGATATTTTGATAATATTTCACAATTACTATCTAGAGAACTTACATCCATAGAAGTAAGGGTGAATGTATCATTCTCATGTATATCCAACTGTCCTTCCATCAGCACTATTCCATTTACAGATATCTTACCGCTGTTTATTCTAATTACACACGGACCTTTTATGACAAGATCGGTATCTCTGTCTAACTCAATCATATTGCTGCCCTAAGTGCAATAATATATGCAGCTCGTATATCTCTGTCTTTCACGATAATGAAAGGATTTTTTAGACTACTTCTGTTCTCGTCAACTAATTTCAGATTAGTATACTCTCCCCTTAAAGACTCATATAATTTTTTACCTACAAGATTCCCGTTTCCTATTCCTATCTTGAAGGTTTTATGAGGATAGATCCTGATTATTTCGTTTAAATAATTTTTTATATTTTTTAAGTCGATTGTATTTGATTCTACTAGTTCGCCATCACCGAGGACAGCAACTGAAAGTTTATTTGGAACATTTGCGTCTATGCCAATCAGAAGTTCATTAAAGTATTCTTTGCCTCTAAGTTTACAGACTAAATATCCTATAGTTTTATCTATTCCTAAATTTCTAACTAACTCCTCTGTTATAATAATTTCGGCATTCTTTGGATTTTCTTCTAAGTTTATGTTTCTTTGCCTAAGGCGTAAAATTAGCTTGTGGTACAATTTAAGATCGTTGACATCAATTGCTACTTTTTTTACCACATATTCAAATTTCTTTTTGAGGATATAAAGATTGAGATTAATGGAGTTTATTTTCGAGAAAGGGAACATTATTTCAATTTATGGAGCTTCAGGTACCGGAAAAACAAATATCGGGTTGGAATTGTGTCAAGAGATACAGCCCAGTTTATTTATATCTACTGAAGGTAAATCCTACTCCAGTAGGGTTGAGAAATTAAGGTTGAAGAAAGATATACTCTTCATAGAATCTTCCAATGTTTTTGAATTGTTATATGCATTATCAAAAACAACTGATTTACATATAAAACTGATAGTTGTAGATACAGTAAATAAATTCTACAAATTATATAGAAATAAAAAAGATATTGAACTCACCTTAATCCTTCTAAAATCTATTGCAGATGCGGGAGTAAAAGTGGTTATGTTGTGGCAAATGTCAGGAAATAATAGAGTTAGTGGCGAAAAATTTATGAGAAATTTTTCGGACGATATAATGAGATTAAGCAAAGGAATAATAATAGGGTACTCGAGATATTGCAAGTTCAAGATAAATGATAATGGCGTGATAGGATGTTTATGATTGGTCTATTACTTGGATTGATATATTACATTCCAGCGTTGGTGGCTAATGGAAGTGCACCTTTCATAAAGAGTGGCACACCTATAGACTTTAAGAGAAAGCTGAACGATGGAAGGAGAGTATTGGGAGATGGGAAAACATTTGAGGGGTTATTATTATCTTTAACATTTGGTACCACAGTGGGAGCTATAATTTCAAGGTTTTTGGGAATAGAATGGATAATTATTGGCTTTGTAGAAAGTTTAGGAGCCATGCTGGGGGATATGTTAGGTGCTTTTATAAAGAGAAGAATCGGATTAGAGAGAGGTGCAAGAGCTCCTATATTAGATCAGTTAGACTTCATTTTAGGTGCAACTGTAGTTCTTATTAGTTTCAAGGTTAATCTGAATATTTATCAGGTCGCATTTGTTTGTGTATTAGTTATAGCTCTTCATATGTTTACTAACTATATGGCGTATCGATTAAAAATAAAAAGTGTTCCATGGTAATATATTATATGCCAAAAAGGAAAGGCGATGAAGTAAGAAAAACTTATAGCGTCGTCAATAATGTTTACGTTATT is drawn from Sulfolobus acidocaldarius SUSAZ and contains these coding sequences:
- a CDS encoding universal stress protein A encodes the protein MKFLIAYDGSEQSKKAVRFLLRILKKEDEVYVITVIKEAPRSPDQKIIEDEKKAENLHKEVLELFPSAKSAIIESGDVVSTIIDYCERVNCDMIVTGSRGLTGIKKVVIGSVSSALIEKAKVPILVVK
- a CDS encoding N-ethylammeline chlorohydrolase; the protein is MRSNKTYTLVRCRFIIDSESITENLNLIVQGNTIKSIGHEIEGDEIDCSKYVVIPGLINAHTHSGMMIFRGYYDDSELTEWLSRIWDEERKMTQEVMNIGSELSIIEMLSKGITGFVDMYFNPEGVKELAEKYGIRIDAGYTFLDSMLDPYEVDSRQRKLSKSNYFKPIVNVHSIYSTSINTLKLAKQLAEETETRIHIHVAETRNEIFQSKKKYGKFPVEFLHELNIVEISQLVHLGWVANWELQYIKMATHCPTSNMKLATAGFFPFIDMIEKGKNVTIGTDGPSTNNSLDMFREMKSAVLLQRHSYWDTRMKALHALKSATEEGYKLMGIKGGKIKEGYVADLVLLDTDELYPLKKDRIVSNIVYNAVGENVSKVIIDGKVVYERGKFSTRKKELLSLIDDIVM
- a CDS encoding thymidylate kinase, which produces MFIISFEGIDGSGKTTISKIIYEKLLIEIGSNRKIILTSEPFSREIIKLIEEIGWKDPISLTLLFTADRAYHLNLLFKQSPEIIIMDRYIDSTIAYQSSLGIDENWIRNLNKYFPEPDLTILLDLKPETAIARIKNKVDKFNFAEKISTLSKVREKYLELAKRNNKIRIVNAEKSIDEIVEETWSIVYSFLNHF
- a CDS encoding GTPase gives rise to the protein MIELDRDTDLVIKGPCVIRINSGKISVNGIVLMEGQLDIHENDTFTLTSMDVSSLDSNCEILSKYPTLGWHKIINDLEGRIIILGKQNSGKTYLSNMLLNMHGGKIIDADVGQSSLFLPTFVSISSRQVDKKLKLSERTYESIEFFGDITPSINPRLHISLIDKLYNMNKDEKNLVVDADGWINGFLALKHKLELIYRLDPDYILVFNEKILTDLPIEISRKVKIIKPFPLDVNRNIKTRKIYRKNKYRSYFSKSLLVDVDIREILGSPLSENLLFAWGEEVQLIDEQPCQGYYVEREEITGLIVGLSHKGKIAGAGLIKQIDEVNQKVTIQSPITVFDGVILGSIALNNDYDERRVKIKRCL
- a CDS encoding ATPase AAA; this translates as MRLMEFIFEKGNIISIYGASGTGKTNIGLELCQEIQPSLFISTEGKSYSSRVEKLRLKKDILFIESSNVFELLYALSKTTDLHIKLIVVDTVNKFYKLYRNKKDIELTLILLKSIADAGVKVVMLWQMSGNNRVSGEKFMRNFSDDIMRLSKGIIIGYSRYCKFKINDNGVIGCL